In one Schistosoma mansoni, WGS project CABG00000000 data, supercontig 0150, strain Puerto Rico, whole genome shotgun sequence genomic region, the following are encoded:
- a CDS encoding uncoordinated protein 112 (mitogen inducible mig-2 protein like) — protein MNRSSTMNNNHITISISRKIESIGIGSTRIYRCDLTNGEILASWRMSSIQSWHINWELSELVLNIAIQSNTMNTTTTNTTTGRVIIRPIDVSVRMIAEFLGGYTFLNLRSPEKNQCLAEDIFYKLTTGMSQPFV, from the coding sequence ATGAATCGTTCATCCACtatgaataataatcatatcaCTATATCAATCAGTCGAAAAATTGAATCCATCGGTATTGGATCTACCCGTATCTATCGTTGTGATTTAACCAATGGTGAAATATTAGCAAGTTGGCGAATGTCTTCAATACAAAGTTGGCATATTAATTGGGAATTAAGTGAACTTGTATTAAATATAGCTATTCAATCTAATACaatgaatactactactactaatactaccacTGGTCGAGTTATTATAAGACCAATAGATGTATCTGTTCGTATGATAGCAGAATTTTTAGGGGGTTATACTTTTTTGAATTTAAGATCACCAGAAAAAAATCAATGTCTTGCTGAAGATATTTTTTATAAACTTACTACTGGTATGTCACAACCATTTGTATAA